The genome window GCAAGTTCCGCTACATCGATCCGTGTTTCGACAAGGTCTTTATGAGCATTGCTCATAGTCACTATCCTGTGATTCCTGAAACAGACACCAAGTGATTGTCACATTATGTGGCCGGATGAAAACGTTATAAATTGCAAAATCTGGTTAAATAGTGCTCAGATTTTAGAGGGATGCGAGCCCTCGAATCAGTGCGGCCATGCCGGCTATCGCGGCAATGCCAAGTATAACCGGCCGCAGTCCTTCAAAAGGCATACGGTTGACCAGCTGGCCTGAAAACCAGAAACCGGCCAGTACTCCCGGAAAAGTTAATGCGAACAGGCTTAGTTCCCGCATGCCGAGATAGCCAGACGCCAACAGGGCCGCCAAACTGAAAAAACTGGCAACCAGAAAGAACGCGGACATATTGGCCCGTACCAGCGGGCCTTTCTCATTTTGATAAATCATGGCAATGGGTGGGCCGCCTACCGCGGTAATGGTCCCCATGTAAGTTGAGGCTGCACCTGCAATAATACTATTTCGGGCGTTCAGTTTCGGCTTCAGTCCGCCAATGCTCAGGGCAACGCCGGCAAGAATCAGAACTCCGAAAATCAGCTCAAAGCCCTTCGAGGAAAGTACCAGCAAGGTTAGTCCTGCCAGAATGGTACCCAGGACTCCTCCACCAATCGCGAAACGAACTTCCCGCACCTGCAAGGCACCATGGTTCCGGGCCAGCATGAGCATTGTCAGCAACAGGGCATTCAGAATTAAAGGTGCCGGAACAAATAATGGGCTGATCAGAAACAGCAAGGGTGCGGAAAGTGTGCCGATACCATACCCAGCCACGCCCTGAAGGCAGGCACCTGCGAGCATCGCAAGATTGGCCAGAAGAATCTGTAACAGGGAAACATCCGTCAAAGTGAATCACCAC of Marinobacter sediminum contains these proteins:
- a CDS encoding sulfite exporter TauE/SafE family protein, translating into MTDVSLLQILLANLAMLAGACLQGVAGYGIGTLSAPLLFLISPLFVPAPLILNALLLTMLMLARNHGALQVREVRFAIGGGVLGTILAGLTLLVLSSKGFELIFGVLILAGVALSIGGLKPKLNARNSIIAGAASTYMGTITAVGGPPIAMIYQNEKGPLVRANMSAFFLVASFFSLAALLASGYLGMRELSLFALTFPGVLAGFWFSGQLVNRMPFEGLRPVILGIAAIAGMAALIRGLASL